DNA sequence from the Treponema sp. OMZ 838 genome:
AATCAGCGCCTTGAGTACATCGCTGTTATATGCCGCTGCGGTTTCCGCTTTGATGAGGGCATCGAGAGAAGCGGTAACTCCTTCTCTAAAGGCGATGAGCGCATTGCGGCAAGCCTGTTTAACGGCAGCCTCCGAAGCGTTTGTAAACCGTTGGGATTCGACTTCAGTCTTCTTCAACAAGGTTTCAGCCTCTTTTTCCGCATCCGCAACGATAGCCTTTGCCTTTTTCTTCGCTTCGGCAATGATACCCGCAGCTTGCTGTTCAGCAGAAGCAATACCGTCCTGCTTGATCTTTTCAACAAGATCCTGTAACTGAACTTCCATAATCAACTCACCTCTCTTATGTATGTATCGTCATATTGTTTGTATCGATTCTATAACAGGCTCAATCAGTTTCTATTATATCAATCTCAACTATAAGTATAGCATTTATCCGGTATCGTTATAACCCCGATAGTATCTATTCCCAATTGTGCGCTGTTTACTCCTTACCGCTAAACGGTAAAGCGCCACTGCGTTTCGTGCCGATATACTTCGCCGGGATGCACCCATACGGAAGGGAATTCAGGACGATTGGGCGAATCCGGTATATGCTGTGTTTCAAGGCACACAGCAGAATGTTTATTGTACACATCGCCGTTCTTTCCCTGCTCTCCGTTTAAAAAATTTCCGGTGTACATCGTAATTGCCGGCTGTGTTGAATAAATACGCAGCGCCCTGCCTGTCGCCGGCTCCGTTACAACCGCAGCAAGCGGAACGTTGTCCGTGCTGTCTGCATCAAGCAGCCATGTGTCATCATAGCCGTTTTTCAATTGAGCAAAATCCTGCGATAACAGCTTCGGCGTACGGAAATCGAACGGCGTCCCTGCTACCGGCACCAACTTACCGGTCGGTATAAGCAAAGCGTCAACCTCTGCATAACAGCTTGCAAAAAGCTGTACTTGATGATTCAAAGCCGAAATATAGCCGCCGTCCGCCTCCATTCCGGCAGGATTGAGATTAAAATAGGTATGGTTTGTCAGATTGATTGGTGTTGTCTTTGTTGTATGAGCTTCGTACCGAAGCGTGATAGTATTGTTTTTGTTGAGGGTATACGAAACGGTCAGCCGAACTTCACCGGGAAAGCCTTGCTCTCCGTCGGGGCTTATTCTGGAAAAACGGATGCCCGCCTCATCGTTGCCGGAAATAGGTTCCGCTTGCCACAGCTGCCGGTCATACGCAGGATAGCCGCCGTGCAGACAGTGTTTTCCGCCTGAATTACGGGTCAGTGTATAGCATTTTTCTTCTATAGAAAAGCGGGCATTTGAAATCCTGCCTGCACATCGTCCGACAATAGAACCGAAATGAGGTTTATTGCGGATATATCCTTCGAGCGTTGAATAACCGAGCACGATATCGTCATATCCGCCCTTTGCTGCGGGTAATAAAATCGCGGTAATACAGCAGCCGTAATCGATTGCCGAAAACGACATTGTGCCATTAGAAACCGTAAAAATCGATACCGCATCTCCCGATGACAGCATCCCGAACCGCTCTTTCTTTACTTCCATAATACCTGCCCAAAGTTACCTGCAAAAAAAGCAAATGCTTGTATTTATTGTACAAGCATTTCCACAAATTTACAAGGATGCTTTTGAAAATATGCAGGGGAAACGCATCAGGCCGTTTTTTTAACACCCCCGCGGAAAAATTGAGACTATTCGACCAGAACTGCCAAGGATGGCAGTAGTTCCATACAGCAGCGATGTTTTGTGCGTACACAAAACTCGCCTTCAACTGTTGTACACGGATGTACAACAGTTGAAGATGGTTCAAATGGTCTCACAGTCTCAATTTTTCCGCGATTTTTATCTATTTTGCCTGATGTGTTTCCCCCTTTGCTGGAAAAATGTGCGAAATTTTATTTCCTCAAAATGCAACAGTTGAACAAAATATGAATTTTGGAAACTGTTGCATTCGTGCGCGAAAAGCGCACACATCAATACGCAAGTTTTCGAAAGAAAACTTGACGGTTAAGGTGAGCGGCATCCGTGCCGCCGCTCAACGTATCATTACCGCCATGGATGGCGGGGTAGCTAAGCAGTAGCGATGTTTTTGCGTGAGCAAAAACTCGCGTCCAGCAGTGTACACGGATGTACACTGCCGGACAGGCTATTTGCAAAAGCGCTGGGGGCGGCGCATCTGCGTTTTAAAAGGAGGGCTGTGCGATTGCTGTTTCGTATCTTAACGGCAGAGACTCGCTGCCGTTTTGGCAAGCTGCTCACCGGTTAGTCCGGCGCATTCAAGGACATCCTGCCGCGAGCCCTGCATAAAGACCATGTCGGGAAAAGCGCATACTGCGGTTTTTATGTCTGAAAGTTGTTTTTGAACCAGACCTTCCAGATAATGCCCGACGCCGCCGATATATGCGCCGTCTTCGATAAAGAGTACGGCTGGGTATTTTTGGGTTTTTTCCAAGAAAAAAGCTTCGTCGATGGGTTTTAAGAAGCGGAGATTGTATATATCAGCGGATATCCCTTTTTGTCTAAGGAGTGCTGCCGCTTCGGCTGTTTCCGGGTATATACCGCCGGTACATACCAGCAGTACATCGCTGTGTTCCGCCGTTACGGTGAACACGCCGCGGCCGGTTTCCATCGGAAGCGAAAATGCAGGGCATTCCGCTGCGCATGTATTTTTAGGGTACCGTATTGCAACCGGTGCATCCAACTGCAATGCCCATTCAAACATCGCCCGCATTTCCGCTGCCGAGGCGGGAGCAAGCACCGTCATATTGGGAATACTGCGTAAAAAGCAGATGTCATAGAGACCTTGATGGGTTTCGCCGTCATAGGGAACCGCTCCCGCACGGTCTATCGCAAAGATAACCGGCAGTTTTTGCAATGCAACGTCATGGATGATTTGGTCGATTGCCCGCTGCAAAAACGTACTGTAAATGGCTGCGATAGGCCGTAAACCGGCTGCAGCAAGTCCGGCGGCAAAAGTTACCGCATGCTGTTCGGCAATGCCGACATCAAAAAAACGATCGGGAAACTGCTGCTGGAACTGCTGGAGTCCTGTCCCCTGCGCCATTGCAGCGGTAATTGCGGCAATATCGTCCCGTTTTGCCGCCTCGTCAGTGATAATATGAGAAAATGCTTCGGTAAAAGAGTTGCTACTCGCTTTTTCAATTTTCCCATCGGCAATATTAAACGGTCCGATACCGTGGAAAGCGGAAGGATCGTCTTCTGCGAGCGGGTAGCCTTTCCCTTTCTTTGTTTCAATATGAATAAGCACCGGTGCATCAATATTTTTGACATTACGGAATACTTTTTCAAGTTCTTTTTCGTTATGCCCGTTCAGCGGCCCGACATATTCAAATCCGAGATCGGTAAAAAGATTGTTCCTGTAAAAAATCCCCTTGGCGCCCCGCTTTAACCGGTGAATCAAAAAGTTAATACGCCTGCCTAAAAACGGAATTTTGCCGACAGCGGTATCAAAGATGTACTTAAACTGCTGGTATCCTTTCCGCACGGTTAAACGGCTGAGGTATTCTGAAACGGCTCGTATATTCGGAGAAATGGACATCTTATTATCGTTAAGGATAACAACCAGATTCTTTGTATACGGGGTAACATTTAGGAGTGCTTCAAAGGCCATGCCGCCGCTTAAAGCCCCATCACCGATAACAGCGATAACCTTTCCGTTTTGGTGCTGCAGCTTTCGCCCGATAAGAATCCCCTCGGCGGCCGAAATTGAGGTGGAGGCATGTCCCGTATTAAATGCATCATGGGGGCTTTCTTCCCGTTTTGGGAATCCTGCGAGACCGTCCTTTAAGCGGAGTGTCGAAAAATTATCATACCTTCCGGTTAGGAGCTTATGAGGATAGGATTGATGCCCCACATCCCAGATGATTGCATCATTGGGACTTGAAAATACCCGATGCAGCGCAATGGTTAATTCAATAACTCCGAGGTTACTGGCAAGATGTCCACCGTTTGCGCCTACCGTTTCCAAAATAATGCTGCGCATCTCATGCGCTAATATACGA
Encoded proteins:
- a CDS encoding ATP synthase subunit E; its protein translation is MEVQLQDLVEKIKQDGIASAEQQAAGIIAEAKKKAKAIVADAEKEAETLLKKTEVESQRFTNASEAAVKQACRNALIAFREGVTASLDALIKAETAAAYNSDVLKALIPEAVKGWIKTNEADISVVLSPEDAQKLESALLAAFKKEVEKGIEVKSDAQLAGGFRIGVKDGSAYYDFSAESVADLFSAYISSRAARLLKDAVKEL
- a CDS encoding aldose epimerase family protein yields the protein MEVKKERFGMLSSGDAVSIFTVSNGTMSFSAIDYGCCITAILLPAAKGGYDDIVLGYSTLEGYIRNKPHFGSIVGRCAGRISNARFSIEEKCYTLTRNSGGKHCLHGGYPAYDRQLWQAEPISGNDEAGIRFSRISPDGEQGFPGEVRLTVSYTLNKNNTITLRYEAHTTKTTPINLTNHTYFNLNPAGMEADGGYISALNHQVQLFASCYAEVDALLIPTGKLVPVAGTPFDFRTPKLLSQDFAQLKNGYDDTWLLDADSTDNVPLAAVVTEPATGRALRIYSTQPAITMYTGNFLNGEQGKNGDVYNKHSAVCLETQHIPDSPNRPEFPSVWVHPGEVYRHETQWRFTV
- the dxs gene encoding 1-deoxy-D-xylulose-5-phosphate synthase; this translates as MDKNVLLSIREPKDLQSLSREELRILAHEMRSIILETVGANGGHLASNLGVIELTIALHRVFSSPNDAIIWDVGHQSYPHKLLTGRYDNFSTLRLKDGLAGFPKREESPHDAFNTGHASTSISAAEGILIGRKLQHQNGKVIAVIGDGALSGGMAFEALLNVTPYTKNLVVILNDNKMSISPNIRAVSEYLSRLTVRKGYQQFKYIFDTAVGKIPFLGRRINFLIHRLKRGAKGIFYRNNLFTDLGFEYVGPLNGHNEKELEKVFRNVKNIDAPVLIHIETKKGKGYPLAEDDPSAFHGIGPFNIADGKIEKASSNSFTEAFSHIITDEAAKRDDIAAITAAMAQGTGLQQFQQQFPDRFFDVGIAEQHAVTFAAGLAAAGLRPIAAIYSTFLQRAIDQIIHDVALQKLPVIFAIDRAGAVPYDGETHQGLYDICFLRSIPNMTVLAPASAAEMRAMFEWALQLDAPVAIRYPKNTCAAECPAFSLPMETGRGVFTVTAEHSDVLLVCTGGIYPETAEAAALLRQKGISADIYNLRFLKPIDEAFFLEKTQKYPAVLFIEDGAYIGGVGHYLEGLVQKQLSDIKTAVCAFPDMVFMQGSRQDVLECAGLTGEQLAKTAASLCR